A part of Methanothermobacter sp. genomic DNA contains:
- a CDS encoding DUF5612 domain-containing protein: MSSAALSIKTVERPGVLSEITGMIASRNINITYAHLYVERDGHGSIYMELEDVEDMESLLDEIRSSKTVVDVRVHRSLEEIYGKRIIIIGGGAQVSQVAMGAISEADRHNIRGERISIDTIPLVGEAELAEAVSAVGRLPRVAALVLAGSLMGGEITRAVERVKSEHDIIVISLNMPGSVTDVADLVVTDPIQAGVMSVMAVADTAVFNIEKVRGEKF; this comes from the coding sequence ATGAGTTCAGCGGCTCTCAGTATAAAGACGGTTGAGAGGCCAGGAGTTCTCAGTGAGATAACCGGCATGATAGCCTCAAGGAACATAAACATCACCTACGCCCACCTCTACGTTGAAAGGGATGGCCATGGCTCCATATACATGGAACTTGAGGATGTGGAGGACATGGAGTCCCTCTTGGATGAAATCAGGTCCTCAAAAACAGTGGTTGATGTCAGGGTGCACAGGTCACTCGAGGAGATCTATGGTAAGAGGATAATCATAATAGGTGGCGGGGCCCAGGTATCCCAGGTTGCCATGGGGGCCATCAGCGAGGCCGATAGGCACAATATAAGGGGCGAGCGCATAAGCATCGACACCATACCCCTCGTAGGGGAGGCTGAACTTGCGGAGGCTGTCAGCGCCGTTGGGAGGCTCCCAAGGGTGGCCGCCCTGGTACTTGCCGGTTCACTAATGGGTGGAGAGATCACAAGGGCCGTTGAGAGGGTTAAAAGTGAACATGATATCATCGTCATAAGCCTCAACATGCCAGGGAGCGTCACAGATGTTGCGGATCTTGTTGTGACAGACCCCATACAGGCAGGGGTTATGAGTGTAATGGCGGTTGCAGACACAGCGGTTTTTAACATTGAAAAAGTAAGGGGTGAAAAATTCTAG